The nucleotide sequence GTCAGTTCCTGCTGCCCTGCCTGCTTCTCCTCTCCTGTACAGTCAGGCCATGTTTCGCGCTGTGCAGCATTTTCAGCAGCGCTATAATCTGGAGCAGGATGGTGTCATCGGCAAGATGACCTTAGAGGCGTTGAATTTGCCGGTTAAGGATCATATCCAGAAGATTATTCTCAATATGGAACGCTGGCGCTGGCTGCCCCATCAACTTGAGGGACGGCGTATTCTGGTAAATATCGCAGGGTTTCGTCTTGTTGGCATGAATGACCGCACGGTTGAGATCACCATGCCGGTGATTGTTGGTAAGGTACAGCATAAGACCCCGATTTTTAATCATGTGATGACCTATATTGAGGTAAATCCTTATTGGAATATCCCTCCTTCCATTGCCCGTAATGAAATAGTCGCTAAGGTCCTGGAAAATCCCTTTTATCTGCGAGAGCAGCGTATTCGTATCTTTGCTGACTGGCAGGAGGGGGCATCAGAGGTTATGCCGGAAAGTATTGACTGGGCAAGTATAGGGCGTGGAATCAACCAGTTTCATCTCCGGCAGGAGCCTGGCCCTGGGAACGCCCTGGGCACGATTAAATTTATGTTCCCCAATAATAATAATGTGTACATGCATGATACCCCGACGCATAGTCTGTTTAAACGGGCCAAGCGCGCCTTTAGTCATGGATGTATCCGCTTGAGTCGCCCGTTGGATTTCGCCGACTATATTCTCAAGAACGATTACCAGATGGTTTCCCGAGAACAGCTGAAAGCGCAGATTACCAGCAAAGAACGAAAGGTGTTTGTCTTGAATCAACCCCTGCCTGTACATCTTATTTATCGGACATCCCGGGTTGATCGTAAGACAGGAACAGCGTATTTCTATGATGATATCTACGGTCGAGATGCCCGGTTAGCAGAGGCCTTATTCCCTGATCAGGAGATTAAATGTAGGTTTTCTTATTAAAGCGCAGGAGCTGGTAAGGGGAACTCAGGATTTGCCAGCAACATCTTTTTGTTGATTTTTCCGCTGCCTATTTTGGGGAGGGCCTCGACCAGCTGGATCTCTCTGGGCACCATATAGGAGGCCAAGCGCTGGCGACAGTAGCTCTCCAGCTCCTCCATATCAAGTACGGTGTTTTCTTCTGGGGTAATGAAGGCCTTGGGCACGCATCCTCGTCTTTTCTCTGTGACCCCAATGACTGCCACCTCTTTGACCGCTGGATGCTGTTGCAGCACGAGCTCGACTTGCAAGGGATAGACCTTGAGTCCTGCCACCTTGATCATCCCGTTTTTGCGCTCAATAAAACGGAAAAAACCTTCTTCGTCTTTTTGAGCAAGATCACCGCTGTAGTACCAACCCTCTCTGCCTGGAAATTCCGTGCTGTTATGATACCCTGAGAAGACTGCCGGACCGGAAAAGATCAGCTCGCCGGTTTCTCCAGCAGCTATTTCCTTCCCTTCCTCGTCAACAAGCCTGACCTGATAATAGGGGCAGGGTTTGCCCATAGAGCCATCTGTTCGATATTGATCAGGTGTATTGGCCAGCGCAATCCCAGTGGTCTCTGTACTTCCCCATACCGATAGAATGGGAATGCCAAAGGCATTAAGGAAATTATTATGGATTTCCTGATCCGTAACCATGCCTCCGCTTTCTGCAATGCGCAGGCAGGGAAAGGTGAGTTTCTTACAGTGGTGGCCTATCATCTTATACATGACAGCAAGTCCCATCATGCAGGTCACCCGGTGCCGGATAAGGGTCTTGGCTATGGCCTTAGGACTGATTTCTGCGAGCAGGACCAGAGAGGCACCGGTGTATAAGGCCCGGCAGAACAGCTCGTGCGGATGGGAGAACGAGGCAAACATGCAGAGGTGGACATCATCTGCGGTCATCTGAAAGGTCTCAACCGCAGATCGGGTGTTCCAATAGAGATGGGCATGGGTGCAGACGGCCCCTTTGGGAAAGCCGCTGGAACCGGTGGTGAAGTTAAGATAGGCGCCGTCTTCTGGCTGTTGGGCCAGCGGCGGGCAAGGGGGGTGCTCAATACAGGTGAGCCAGGGTGTCGCTTCCGGGTGCTCCGGTGTTTTCTGAACAGCTATGGCAGGCGCCTTATATGCCTGGATAAAGGTCCGCACCTCGGGTTGCACCGTTGATTCGTCCATAATGATGGCAGCGGGCTTGAGTGAGGTGATCATCTGCTCAATATGACCTGCACTTTCCAGGTAATTGATCGGACAGGCCAGCACCTTGATACTGCTTGCTGCCAAAAAGGAGAAGATCAGTTCCGGTCTTCTGGGGAGTAAGAGGCAGACCGTATCCCCTGGACTGAGGCCCTTTTTTCTCAGGAAGCCAGCCAGGTTTCTGACAATGCTTTGGCTCTCGGAAAAGGTGAAATTGCCCTCATAGGCGCGAATAAAGGTTTTATCCGGTGTCTTTTCTGCCCAAGAGCAGAGGGCTTGGTCCAGGGTCTGTGGATCGTCTGTCATCGGCATAGCAGATTGAGGGTCTTTGTGGGTTGGCGGTTTTGGAGAAGACAGTCTTTGCCTGTTTTTGAATTGGTTATTTGGTCACATGGTTGTTTCTTGACCGAAAACGAATAGATTATCAATGTACCACAGGCTGTTTCGACTGCAAATGGTATTTTGCTCGTGTTCAGGACATTGTGAATATCCAGCACACTTCAATAAGAAATAACAGAGGGGGCATTGTCGCCTCATTCCCTCTCAGAGATCTCCCGCAGCTTCTCCCGTAGCAGGGCATGTAACTCTGTCTCTGCCTGATCCCTGTCCGGCAGATAACTACTTTGCAATTTTTTAAAAAAACGATCACAGACCCGGCGTTCCTCCTTGGTCCAACCGCTGGTATACCCCTGTTTATCGTTTTCATCGTCCTCTGTCTCTGCTGCTGCCTCAGGGTAATCCCGACGACCATGGGCCCAGTTGGTGATATGGCTGTAATAGAGCAGGGCGCGGTCCAGCAGGATATAGAGCAGCTGGACATTGGTCACTGGCCCGACCTGAAGCTGCTGTTTATCCAATTTCATGCCCAGGAGGCGGGCACCGGTGAGCATCTCCTTTCCCTTCATGGCAGCCGCTGCTGCGCCAAAGGCCCCGCCAATGGCCGTAAAGACCCCAAAGCTGATGCCTGCAGCAAGGGTATCCAGCCCAGCACCCAGGGCGGCCCCACTGATGGCCCCGGCCATGGTCAGCTGATTGGCAGTCAGGCCCAGGAACTGCCAGGTCTTGGCAGCAAAGAGGTCCTGTTGCAGGATCGACTGCCCAGGCAGTTGCAGGTTAAAGATATTATGTTTGAATAACCTGCGGATCTGCTGATGGGCTGTCCGCTCCCGTTTGCTGACAAAGGCTGTATATTTCTTGTGCAGCTCCTTTTTCAGCTTTTCTTCATCGGCAACAGGCGGGCAGGCCACGGTCTTATGATAGAGCAGGCTCTCTGAGAGCATGGTCGTAAGCAGGGTCGCGGTCTGACGATTACGATTTTGCCAATCTGCCTGAAAGGCCTGGATGACCGAGGCAATAACCCCTTCCAGCTCCTGATCAATGGACTTGAGGCTGTTCAACAGGGCGATACGCTGACCATAGGTCGCTTTGTTTGAGTTGAACAGACGAACCGAGTTGAAATGCTTGCGAAATTCATTTTGCCAGCCCGCCAGGAAGCTACTCTCCTCGTCCTTACAGTTGATGATGGCCATGCGTGGTCTGCCGGTGAGGCGGAGGATCTCCATCTCTGCCCGGTCAATGTTGCGCAGCGGCCGGGAGCCATCCACCACAAAGATCAGACCTGCCCCGGCAGCAAGGGGGGCAAGCAGGGCGCAGTCGTCATGAAAGGCAGGATCGTCGCGATGGCTGCGGATGAAATCCGTGATCAGGTCCCGATCATCCCCTTGGTATTGTTGCATCCAGGCCAGGGTTTTGCGGGGATTTTGAAAGCCGGGCGTGTCAGTAAAACGGATTACCTCTTTATTATCGATAATCACTGGAAAGGTCCGACATTCCTTGGTCTCGCCAGGTACTGGACTGACCCGGACCGAATCGTCCTCGCTCAGGGTGGATAGGACAGAGGACTTGCCTTCATTAGGATGGCCGACAATGGCGAAGGTCGGGGGCGGAGATTGCAGGGACGGGGTGTTCATGATTTCACCAACGCAATGAGTTGCAGGCCAGGATCGCCCAGGGCGGCGGTCTTCAGCTGCCAGGTTTGCAGATGCTGTGGTTGGGTCGGAGTCAGGATGGTGTCCGAACGTGGTTTACCGATCAGGGTCAGGAGGATGACAGGCGCTGGTCCGATGGTTTGGCGCAGGCGACCGAGCCAGGAGAACAGCTCTTCAATGGGGGGTTGCCAGGCCTCAAGGAGGACGAGGATATCTTTGCTCTTGTCCTGTTCCATTATCCTTTGTATCGTGGTCAGCTCTTCTTCCTCGCTCTGCTCCAGGGTCCAGAAGGGCAGGCATTGGCTGAGTTCATATCCGAGACGGGCACGGACCTGTTGGCCCAGCGCGCTGGCTGAGCAATCAGGCAGGAGTTCCTCCGGGATCAGGGCGGTCAGAGGTGCAAGAGGAGCCTCGGAAAAAAAGGAGGGGGCCGGTGAATCAGGTTGTTGTTCCTGTCCGCTCTCCTGTCGCCTGCGAACTGGTTCCGTAGAGGGCTCCTTGGCTGGGCCCTTGCTTTCTTGACGGGCCGCAGTGGAGACCTGCGGGGTCTGCATCCGGTGCAGGATCTGACGCAAAGGGCCCTGCTGAAAATCTAACCTGGCCAGGTCCCGCTGCTGCTGTAAGCTGACCATGATCAGTAAGACCAAGCGGGGCAGCAGACCATAACAGAACACGGAGAGACAGAGAAAGGGCCACCAGGAGGTGAGATCTGCATTTATGAGGTGGTAGATCCCCTCTTTAAGGATCAGGCGAGAGCCTTCGATCTGACTGAGGCTGGGGATAAAGGAGTTGGGGAGCCAGGACCAGGGCAGGGCAATCCCATGCACCAGCTCATGTACGGAGGCAGGTGTGACCTGTAAGGTGCTCTGCCAGCCAAAGGCCAGGTCCGCGCCAATGACCTTGAACAGGGTGGCTGCCAGCACGCCAATATTAAAACTGACCCCAAAGACCTGCACTATGAGAAAGAAGGGGCGAAGAAAGACGAGACCGTAGCGCTGCCGGATCTGCCTGACGCTGGCGGCAGAGGCAGACCATTTGAGCCGGGTTTCCGCAGCGACCTTTTGCGAGGTCTTTTTCCTGACCCTGGCCATGAGCTTTTCCAGGAGGCCGGTAAAGAGACGGCGGAGGAGTCGGTAGAGCAGGGAGGCCTCTATGAAATTCTTGCCCTGGAGTTTACGGAAAAAGGCAGAGCCCACCAGCAGGAGGAAGAGAAAGGCCTGGGCAAGAACAAAGACCGTAAAATAGGCAGCCACGTTCACCGGTTCCTTGCCGGAATAGGCGAGAAAGGAGAAGGCCAACCCTCCTCCAGAGAAGAGACCGGTGAGCAGGGCAAGAGCAAAAAAAAGACAGAGCATCTCCTGCCAGGCGTGTCCGGGGAGAGCGATTTCTCCTTCCTCGGGGTGCAGGGCCTCCCGGCGGGAGGAGAGCCAGGATCGTAAGAGAGCTGGTGGCCTTGCTTCCTTGCTTGGAGAGGGGAGCTCAGTGTATATCTGCCGGTCACGGGCAGCAAGGCGGTCCAAATCCTCGCCCTCATCATGATTGAGGAGGAATTCCAGGTCAATAAGGTCTGCGATATTCCAGAGTTTCTTCATACACGATATGCTCGTTGATGACAACGGCAAGAATTGATGTATTGCGCAGGATAGCCAAGGTACTTCGGGATGCTGTTCTTGTCTGGTGCTATGATACCAGAATTTGTTGAGTTGTGCATCCGTGGAGCCCCCTGGATTCAAATAAGAGATAAGGAGAGTACCTCTATCAGGATGCGGCAGCAGGAAGGGAAGGGGGAAAAGAGGTGAACCTGCTGCGGGCAGGTTCACTTATGAGAGCAGAATTTGTGGGGTGTTTTTAATAAGGACGTTTTATTACCCGAGTAGGATCCTCGAAATCCTTACACAAGGGATGCCCTGGAAAGTCGTTCTTCAGGTAGATCCTGCGCATGTCTGGGTGATGAGTAAAGCGGACGCCGAACATGTCGTAGACCTCACGTTCATGCCATTCCGCCCCAACATAGAGATCAGAGATGGTTTCTATCTCAGCACCATCCTCGTCTTTTTCCACCTGACAGCGAAGGAAAACTTTATGACCGCCTTCAACCGAGAGGAGATGCACCACAATGTCAAAATATTCTTTCCAGTCCACACAGGTAAGCTGAAGCAACATCTCAAGTCCAAGCTCTTTTTCATCCTTCAGGTATTGCACAACCTCTCTGTACAGCTCTTTTGGGATAACCAGATCAAGGTCATAGTCCGTGCCCAGCTCAGCTACTTGTTTCGGGGTCGCATCCGGGTGATCATGGACTGTGATTTCCGGGAACTTCTTTTGGAGGGTCTGGAGCAGCGACCAATTACTGATGCCCTTTGCCGTTGGTTTTCGTCGGGCAGGGGAGGGCAGCTTTTCCTTTTTCAGGCGAATAGGCCTGGGGGGCTTGTAATCAGGATTTTCTCGTTTAAATTGTTCCCTGGCCTCTGCCATCTCCTGATCCTTTTTTTCCTCCAGAGTAGCCCATTCTTTCTCTGTCGCTGTAAAGGTGTCAAGGAATGGGCTATTGACCAGTTCACCGATCTCCCAGGGAATCTCACGACCTTCCTTTTTGATCTTTTCCTGCAGCTGCATGATGCCATAGAACAAGGCCTCTGGTCGGGGAGGACAGCCTGGAATATGGACATCCACGGGCACTATACGGTCCGCACCCTTCACCACTGCGTATGAGTCATAATAAAAGGGGCCACCGGAGATGGTACAGGAGCCCATGGCAATAACATATTTGGGAGCAGGCATCTGCTCATACAGGGTGATGAGGTTTTTAGCCATCTTTTCCACAACAGTCCCTGCCAGGATGATCAGGTCAGCCTGACGGGCACTGGCCCGGGCCACCTCAACACCGAAACGGGCCCAGTCGTGTCGTGATGCACCGGTGGCCATCATCTCGATAGCACAACAGGAGGTACCGTAGAGCAGGGGCCAGAGGGAATTTGCCCGTCCCCAAGCCACCAACAGCTCGACAGAACGGGCTAAGCTGTTACCACCAGGGAGCTTTGCTGCGATTTTTCCTGCCTGATGGGCAAGGACAGAGGATTCGTTTGCCATTGTTACTCCCATACCAAAACCCCCTTACGCCATGCATAGAGCAGACCTGAAAAAAGAACACAGATAAACGCGGAGAGTTCTATGAAAACAAGCTGATGTGTTATGCCTGCAATTTCGCCGTTCACCACCGCCCTGAAGATCTTTACGCAGGGGAAGAGAAACAGGGATTCGATGTCAAAGAGAAGAAAGAGTAGGGCAAAGATGTAGTAGGCCACTTTGAAGCGGATATGTGCGCCACCAATGGGGGCCTCTGAGCATTCAAAGGGCTGTAATTTGAGCTCAGTATCTGGGGTGCGGAATGCAAGCAGTTTTGACAAGCCAATAACGCCACCGACAAAGATAGCGCCAAGGAATGCCGTGAATCCGATGATTATGTAGCTGTCCATGATACGACTGTGTCGCCTCCTGTGTTTGCCCTGTTGAGCAGATGCCTCTTGTGATTTCAGAGCAGGTTGTGACCTGTCCTGTTGATGGTATGAAATATAAAAATTCGTTCATCTAGTGAAGAGCAAATCGGCCCTCTTGTCAAGGAGAATCCGACGGCACCCCTGAATGAATTTTTTTTGTCTTATTCAGTAGTCGGATAGCCGTCAGGGGTGAGACAATCTTGTCAGAAAGATGACACGGGGCTTCTATATTGTCATGGAAGTGTTACAGTCAGCGCAAGAGAAAATACTTTCTATTTTTTGGCTGTGCTCATATCAATCAGCATATGTTCCATCATGCCCAGGAGCTCTTTCAAGGTCTCGCTCTCTTGCGCACTGATGCAGAGGCCATTTTTTACCTGGGAGGGGAGGTTGTCACGCACCAGATCTATCTTATTATACACACGCAGACAAGGGATCTTGTCGAGCTCAAGTTTTCGCAAAAGCTCTTCCACGACTCGGGCCTGTTCCTTCCATGCCTGATTTGAAATATCAATGATATGGAGCAAGAGATCTGCTTCAAAGAGCTCCTCAAGGGTCGACTCAAAGGCCTTGAGAAGTTCTGCGGGCAGCTGCCGGATAAATCCTACCGTATCTGTGATAATGACCTCGGTGTCCTCGGGAAAACGAAGGCGTCGAGAGGTGGGGTCAAGGGTGGCAAAGAGCATGTCTTCGGCCTGGATATGGGAATGGGTGAGGGTGTTGAGCAGGGTGGATTTGCCTGCATTGGTGTAGCCGACCAGAGAAACCACTGGCACATCGTGTTTGCGCCGGCGGTTTCGACGATGATAGCGTTGTTTGCCCACGGCTTTAAGCTCCTTGGCCAAGCGGGCAATGCGGTCATTGATCCGGCGGCGATCGATTTCCAGTTTTGTTTCACCTGGCCCTCGGGCCCCTATGCCACCGGTGAGTCGGGAAAGGGCATCGTCCTTGGTGGTCAGCATAGGGAGCATGTACTTGAGCTGGGCCATCTCTATCTGGAGCTTCCCCTCCCGGGAGCGGGCCCGGGAGGCAAAGATGTCAAGGATCAGCTGGGTGCGGTCGATGACCCGCAGGTCCGTATTGTTGGTGACTGAGCGGACCTGGGATGGACTCAGCTCCTGATCAAAGATGAGCAGGTTGGCCCCATTGCGGAGGCTCATCAGAACAATATCGATCAGCTTGCCGCGTCCGAGGATGAAACGGGGATGCAGTTGGCGCCGGCGCTGAATAACCCGATCAACTACCTGTACCCCTGCTGCCCGTGCCAGTTCAGAGAGCTCAATCATGGAGTCTTCGGCCTCAGCCCTGGAGCCTGTACCGACGGAAATCAGGATTGCCCGATCATGCCCTTTGTCAACGGTGCGAATTGGCCGTGTTTTGGAAAATTCCTGCTCAATGCCTTCGATCAGAGCAAGGCAGGATTGCTGCTGGGCTGCCGGATGGACCGGTTCAAGGAGGTGCCAGTCCCGTTCGTCTCTTGGCTCTGGAATGAGATGCGCCGTATGGAGGAGGTCTGGATAGCCATCCTTCATGGTCAACACAGATATCATGTCCAGCCGCAGACAGGCCATATCCATGATGTCCTCCTCATTGGGTCCGGTGTCGCTGAAGCTGGTATGGACACAGCGGAGCCCGCGTAAGCGACCGCCTGCGGAGCGGATTTTGTTCAGAACCGGTATCTCGATCCGGTTGTAATCGCCCAGGATAACGAATTCCACCTTGCCGGACCTGTGAATGATGAGGCCTATCTGGCGATTGAGTTCCGTGGAGAGGGACGTCATAGCACGGGCCAGATCCCGTCCGATAATTTCATCCGGGCTGACTTTTTTTTGCCCCAGGCGTTCCAGTTGCCGGAGCTGTTTTGTCTTGAGTCCTGATTTATTGCCGATGATACTGATAACGTTTCCTCCTCTTAGTTATGATGCGGAAGTGGCCATCTTGCTGATGGAAACAGCGCCTATATCATATGGCTATATCATATAAGGCACATTATACCTTTATTTTCTGTTTTCTGGCATGAAAAATGAGCTTCACTGCTGATGGATGGGAGGACCCTTTTCTGCCTGGCAGAGAAAACCAAAAGATCTTGGGAAATACGTTGCGTATTTTTTTTTTTTATTGTCATAATAGATTAAAAATAATGTTTCTGTCATGGAAAAATGGCTGTCCGAAGGGTGTGCTATAGTCCTGTGCGGTTCTGTGTACTCCTCTATGTTGCTTCTTCTCTCCTTTGTTACAGGGGAGTTTTTTGTCGGTTAGCCAGACGGATCTGTACACCTCAGACGTATCAATATATCACAAATGGGACTTCCAAGAGTAATTTTCCGGGTCTGCGAAACAAATAACTGCCCGAAATATCAGTATGGAGATGCATTTACCGTTTCCGGGGTAGCCATCATGATGGAAACTGACGGAGACAGTTCTTTTGTCTGTACGACAGCTGTCTACTCGAACCAGAACAGAGATAATTGCGAAATACTCTATGGCGACTTGGTCAAAATCGTTATTAAGTATGAGCGGGCTGATCAGATTCCAGACTGTCTCATTGCCTGTTCCGGTTGCGTGGGCACCATTCGTCTTGAGCATTCCACCAAGCATCCTTTTGCCTTAGAACATGACAACCTGCAGAGGCAGGGTAAGGAAATGGGCCCTGTGCTCAGTAAAGTAAGTAAGTTTTCTTTTTTCCGTAATATTAGTCCTAAAAATCTTGCTGAAATTATCCAGAGCGCTAAGCTCCAAGCCTATAAAAAAGATGAAATTGTTTTGCGCAAGGGAGAGCAGGGGGAAAATCTGTACATTGTAATTAATGGGAAGATCAATGTCTTGAATGAGGCAGGGATTTCTATTTCAACCCTTGGGGAAGGTGAGGTCTTTGGTGAGATGAGCCTTATCTGTGATCAGGAGGTTGGTTCAACGATCCAGGCCGCTGGAGATGTGCAGATATTGAGTATCCATCGCAAGAATTTTCAATTTATCATGGATAAATATCCTTCCTTGCATAGATATTTCAATCGACTGCTTGCCCAGAGACTTGCTCAGTCAAATCAGATCCGTTCTGACGAATATGCCTCAGGGATGATCGGTAAGTTAGAGGAAATCCCACCTGAGGCCCTGTTCCAAACCCTGCATGCCAATGCCAAGACAGGTATTCTGACTATTACTGAGGTCTCTGAAGGGACGGCCCGGTTTTCTCTGCGGCAAGGGGCCCTGATCAAGGCCTCCTATGCAGGTCTTAAAGGTAAGCATGCTTTTTTTAAAATACTCCGTGAGAAAAAAGGCCGTTTTAAGTTTAATCCCGGTCTGTCTTCTGGTGATTTCGATGCGCCGGAAATTGGTTATTTCATGAAGTTGCTCATGGAGGGGCTCCAGCATATGGATGAGCTGAGGGATGAGGAAGAGAAAGGCAATAAGTCGTAAACAGTGGTTACGGCCCGAGTCGTGCAAAAAGGAAGAAACAGCGCATGCAGGACATGAGTGCTGATCAGTCAGCTCAATACGCCCTAAAGGGGTCTTTTGTCCAGATCCGTTCTGAGAGGAAAAAGAAGAGCTATCTCATCGGTGGGATAGCTCTTTTTTGCTGCCTGGTTGCGCTTACAGGATGCCGACATAGGGTTCAGCAAAATCCACAGCCGGAGCCTGTGCCGCCGAAACAGTATCCCAGCGGATCAACAAGGCAAAGTGAGGCCCGTTCCCCGCAATGGTGGCTCTCGTTCAATGATCCCCTCCTTAGTCAATATATTGAGAAGGCATTGGGCGCTAATTTCACCCTGAAAGAAGGGGCGGCTCGTCTTAAACAGACAGGCCTTGTTGCCCAGCAGGTGGATGCGGATCAATATCCCGCTCTGGACGCTGGACTTCAGGGCAATACGGATTGGGAAGACAATGACCTGGTGTTTTCTGAGCGTATCGGCGTGACCTTTTCCTGGGAAGCCGATCTTTGGGGCAGGCTTGCCGCTGCCAGCCAGGCTGCCGCTCTGGATAGCCAGGCGGAAAAAGAGGCCCTTGCCGAGCTCTCTTTGGCCCTGAGTCTTGAGGTCGCGCAGGCCTATTATGAGCTCATTGAGCAAAGCCTGCTTTGGGACTTGATCCAACGGCAGATCGCTGTCGATACAACGAGCCATGATTTGGTCAAACTTCGTTTTGCCAACGGGACTGTCTCTTCGGCGGATGTCCTTCAGCAGGAAGAACTCCTGGCCTCAGTCAAGGCCCAGCTCCCACCGATTCAGGCTCGCCTTATTGTTCTTCGCCATCGTCTTCATATCCTCCAGGGCCGTATGCCGGACAGTAAGGTCCTGCCTGTGGCCAAGGTCCTGCCCGAGATTCCGCCTCTGCCTGTTCTTGGTATTCCAGCGGATCTCTTGCTTCATCGTCCAGATCTGCGCAAATTGGGGCAAGAGGTGGCCGCAGCGGATTATCGGGTTGCCGAGGCTGCTGCGGAGCGGCTGCCCAGCCTGAAGTTGGGTGCTTCAGCTGCCCTGAGCAGTGGTGATCTTCTTCTTTCCATCTTTGCCGAGGCCCTGGCCACGGTCCTGGACTGGGACCAGAGGAAAAACGAGGTGGAGCGCCGTAAGGCCCAGGTCGAGGAGAAAATGGCGGCCTGGGCCCAGGCCTATCTTGAGGCGGTGGAAGAGGTGGAAAACTTCCTGAGCCAGGAACAGGAGCAGGGAAAACTCATCATTGCCCTTCAGGAACAGCTCCGGGTGGCAGAGGCCCTTTTGGAGCAGACCCGTAACCGCTACCTGCATGGGGTAACCGATTATTTGCCGGTACTCACCGCCCTGGTTTCTGTTCAAAAGCTGGAGCGTTCCCTGATCCGACAGCAGTGGGAGCAGCTCAACTCGCGTCTCCAACTCTATCATGCCCTGGGCGGCAGCCCGGTCGCCCTCCATTCTTTTGCATCTTTGCCCTAATCTTCCCTCATCCATGAAAGTCATTCTGAAAGCGCTCTTGTCGTTGCTGATCCTTGCCGTTGCAGCTGGCGTGGCCTGGCATTTTTATACCCATAAGCCCCGACCCAAGAAGGCCCGCCCGCAACGAGCCATTCCCCTGGTCCAGGCCATTACGGTCCAGCCAGGCACAGAGCCTGTGGCCTTTGAGGCCTCGGGTACGGTGATGCCAGCGAGAAGGCTTGTGGTGAGCAGTGAAGTTGAAGGGCGCATTCTGCAACAGAACACGAATCTCGTGCCGGGTGGTATTATCAGGAAGGATGATCTGCTTATCCGCCTTGATGACCGGGATTATCGTTTTCAGGTTCGAGAGCGCCAGGCCGAGTTGGCTACAGCAGAATATGAGCTTGCCGTGGAGCAGGGCAAGCAGGTTATTGCCCGTCAGGAATGGCAGATCCTGGCCAAGGAGATGAACAAGGCCCAGGCGAACCGGGATCTGGCCCTGCGCAAGCCCCATCTTCGCCATGTACAGGCCCAGATTGCCGCAGCAAAGGCGCGTTTGGAGGCAGCTCAGCTGGCTGAAGCGCGGACAAGCATTCGGGCCCCCTTTACCGCTATTGTCCTGGAAGAAGAGGTGGAAAAGGGCCAGTTTATCGGGAGACAGGTCGATATTGCCACCCTTGCAGCGACTGAGACCTTTTGGGTCCAGGTGGCAGTGCCCCTCTTTCTCCTGGAGCGCATCCGGTTTCCTGATCAGGCGGGGCAGCAGGGAAGCAAGGTGGAGATCATCTTAGACCGAGGGCAGGGAAGCCGCCCTCTGCTCCGGGAAGGGAGGGTTTACAGCCTGCTGGCTGATCTTGCTCCCAAGGGACGTATGGCCCGGCTGCTGGTTAACCTGCCTGATCCGCTTTGTCTTGGGACGGAGGAGATGGCAGAGGAGGTCAAGGCCTCCTGTGCGCCAGAGGAGAAGATCCTTTTGGACAGCTTTGTCCGGGTGCGGATAGATGCAGGGCAGCTGGAACAGGTTCTTGTCCTGCCAGCAAAGGCCCTGCGCGAGGGCAACCGTCTCTGGGTGGTCAATGCAGAGGGGCTGCTCTCTTTCAGAGAGGCCCAGGTCCGCTGGCGGCGGGTGGATGAAGTCCT is from Candidatus Electrothrix sp. GW3-4 and encodes:
- a CDS encoding efflux transporter outer membrane subunit, with product MQDMSADQSAQYALKGSFVQIRSERKKKSYLIGGIALFCCLVALTGCRHRVQQNPQPEPVPPKQYPSGSTRQSEARSPQWWLSFNDPLLSQYIEKALGANFTLKEGAARLKQTGLVAQQVDADQYPALDAGLQGNTDWEDNDLVFSERIGVTFSWEADLWGRLAAASQAAALDSQAEKEALAELSLALSLEVAQAYYELIEQSLLWDLIQRQIAVDTTSHDLVKLRFANGTVSSADVLQQEELLASVKAQLPPIQARLIVLRHRLHILQGRMPDSKVLPVAKVLPEIPPLPVLGIPADLLLHRPDLRKLGQEVAAADYRVAEAAAERLPSLKLGASAALSSGDLLLSIFAEALATVLDWDQRKNEVERRKAQVEEKMAAWAQAYLEAVEEVENFLSQEQEQGKLIIALQEQLRVAEALLEQTRNRYLHGVTDYLPVLTALVSVQKLERSLIRQQWEQLNSRLQLYHALGGSPVALHSFASLP
- the hflX gene encoding GTPase HflX is translated as MTSLSTELNRQIGLIIHRSGKVEFVILGDYNRIEIPVLNKIRSAGGRLRGLRCVHTSFSDTGPNEEDIMDMACLRLDMISVLTMKDGYPDLLHTAHLIPEPRDERDWHLLEPVHPAAQQQSCLALIEGIEQEFSKTRPIRTVDKGHDRAILISVGTGSRAEAEDSMIELSELARAAGVQVVDRVIQRRRQLHPRFILGRGKLIDIVLMSLRNGANLLIFDQELSPSQVRSVTNNTDLRVIDRTQLILDIFASRARSREGKLQIEMAQLKYMLPMLTTKDDALSRLTGGIGARGPGETKLEIDRRRINDRIARLAKELKAVGKQRYHRRNRRRKHDVPVVSLVGYTNAGKSTLLNTLTHSHIQAEDMLFATLDPTSRRLRFPEDTEVIITDTVGFIRQLPAELLKAFESTLEELFEADLLLHIIDISNQAWKEQARVVEELLRKLELDKIPCLRVYNKIDLVRDNLPSQVKNGLCISAQESETLKELLGMMEHMLIDMSTAKK
- a CDS encoding cyclic nucleotide-binding domain-containing protein, giving the protein MMETDGDSSFVCTTAVYSNQNRDNCEILYGDLVKIVIKYERADQIPDCLIACSGCVGTIRLEHSTKHPFALEHDNLQRQGKEMGPVLSKVSKFSFFRNISPKNLAEIIQSAKLQAYKKDEIVLRKGEQGENLYIVINGKINVLNEAGISISTLGEGEVFGEMSLICDQEVGSTIQAAGDVQILSIHRKNFQFIMDKYPSLHRYFNRLLAQRLAQSNQIRSDEYASGMIGKLEEIPPEALFQTLHANAKTGILTITEVSEGTARFSLRQGALIKASYAGLKGKHAFFKILREKKGRFKFNPGLSSGDFDAPEIGYFMKLLMEGLQHMDELRDEEEKGNKS
- the nuoB gene encoding NADH-quinone oxidoreductase subunit NuoB; translation: MANESSVLAHQAGKIAAKLPGGNSLARSVELLVAWGRANSLWPLLYGTSCCAIEMMATGASRHDWARFGVEVARASARQADLIILAGTVVEKMAKNLITLYEQMPAPKYVIAMGSCTISGGPFYYDSYAVVKGADRIVPVDVHIPGCPPRPEALFYGIMQLQEKIKKEGREIPWEIGELVNSPFLDTFTATEKEWATLEEKKDQEMAEAREQFKRENPDYKPPRPIRLKKEKLPSPARRKPTAKGISNWSLLQTLQKKFPEITVHDHPDATPKQVAELGTDYDLDLVIPKELYREVVQYLKDEKELGLEMLLQLTCVDWKEYFDIVVHLLSVEGGHKVFLRCQVEKDEDGAEIETISDLYVGAEWHEREVYDMFGVRFTHHPDMRRIYLKNDFPGHPLCKDFEDPTRVIKRPY
- a CDS encoding NADH-quinone oxidoreductase subunit A — encoded protein: MDSYIIIGFTAFLGAIFVGGVIGLSKLLAFRTPDTELKLQPFECSEAPIGGAHIRFKVAYYIFALLFLLFDIESLFLFPCVKIFRAVVNGEIAGITHQLVFIELSAFICVLFSGLLYAWRKGVLVWE